A single window of Toxotes jaculatrix isolate fToxJac2 chromosome 4, fToxJac2.pri, whole genome shotgun sequence DNA harbors:
- the si:dkey-23f9.4 gene encoding hydrolethalus syndrome protein 1, with protein MDNLDFTEEEIQEQLAILGYRNIPKHRLREFKKDLDELVRRGEWKTLTSSTQINSTKTHPTTSQASPPAYTKEKVSQCHFKGSGEGFFLHGATADHERPVLTTCQNRDCGRQQGHCDSYAQHSVAPKLQLPSGAPTRLQVEPDPEDTLHPPLTDSYVSSPDTQGTRFIKRKVLRKHKGQSLVCDESVYSEDSDATSCLEERLAELHLSTSAQHDSETESDDAAGQSDAHSSEADRISLSAFESYIRGMTRTQSDGDLRPKPKSFIRPVMSQQTIKKTDPVAKYFQYKQLWEMFKLPGEKDRRALRWEIKERLAYQPPPPRPRRVYVPNTYIVPTEKKRSALRWEIRNDMANGLLPHKFSYRF; from the exons atgGACAACCTGGATTTCACAGAAGAGGAAATTCAAGAGCAGCTGGCGATCCTCGGCTACAGGAACATACCAAAACACAGGCTGCGTGAATTCAAGAAAG ATCTTGATGAACTGGTCCGACGTGGAGAATGGAAAACCCTCACGTCATCCACCCAGATAAACTCCACCAAAACTCATCCAACCACATCTCAGGCCAGCCCTCCTGCCTACACCAAAGAAAAAG TTAGTCAGTGCCACTTCAAAGGCTCCGGTGAGGGATTTTTCTTACATGGTGCCACAGCAGACCACGAGAGACCA GTGCTCACCACCTGTCAGAACAGAGACTGTGGACGGCAGCAGGGACACTGTGACTCGTACGCTCAACACTCAGTGGCGCCAAAGCTCCAGCTGCCTTCAGGTGCTCCCACCAGGCTGCAGGTGGAGCCCGACCCTGAGGACACCCTGCACCCGCCGCTCACAGACAGCTACGTGTCTTCCCCGGACACCCAGGGGACACGCTTCATCAAGAGAAAAGTCCTCAG gAAACATAAAGGACAGTCACTTGTCTGCGATGAGTCAGTCTACAGTGAAGATTCAG atgcGACGAGCTGTCTGGAGGAACGGCTGGCAGAGCTTCATCTGTCCACGTCTGCTCAACACGACTCTGAGACGGAGAGCGATGACGCCGCCGGTCAGAGCGACGCTCACAGCTCTGAGGCTGACAGGATCTCTCTGAGTGCCTTTGAATCCTACATCAGAGGCATG ACTCGAACTCAGAGTGACGGTGACCTCAGGCCCAAACCCAAATCCT TCATTCGACCAGTGATGAGTCAGCAGACCATAAAGAAAACTGACCCAGTGGCCAA GTATTTCCAGTACAAGCAGCTCTGGGAAATGTTCAAGCTTCCAGGAGAGAAGGACAGGAGAGCGCTCCGCTGGGAGATAAAG GAGCGTCTCGCATACCAGCCTCCACCT CCCAGACCTCGGCGGGTTTACGTACCCAACACCTACATCGTGCCAACGGAGAAGAAACGCTCGGCGCTTCGCTGGGAGATCAGGAACGACATGGCGAACGGTCTTCTTCCTCACAAATTCAGTTATCGATTTTAG
- the ptp4a1 gene encoding protein tyrosine phosphatase type IVA 1, translating to MARMNRPAPVEITYKNMRFLITHNPTNATLNKFIEELKKYGVTTVVRVCEATYDATLVVKEGIQVLDWPFDDGAPPSNQIVDDWLNLLKLKFREEPGCCIAVHCVAGLGRAPVLVALALIECGMKYEDAVQFIRQKRRGAFNSKQLFYLEKYRPKMRLRFKDSNGHRNNCCIQ from the exons ATGGCTCGAATGAACAGACCGGCCCCTGTGGAGATCACCTACAAAAACATGAGGTTCCTCATCACCCACAATCCCACCAATGCCACCCTGAACAAGTTCATCGAG GAGCTGAAGAAATACGGAGTCACCACCGTAGTGAGAGTTTGTGAGGCCACCTATGATGCCACCCTGGTGGTGAAAGAGGGAATCCAGGTTCTG GATTGGCCGTTCGATGATGGAGCCCCTCCCTCCAACCAGATCGTGGATGATTGGCTGAACCTGCTGAAGCTGAAGTTCAGGGAGGAGCCCGGCTGCTGCATCGCTGTCCACTGTGTGGCAGGACTGGGGAG AGCTCCTGTTCTGGTCGCACTCGCCTTGATAGAATGTGGGATGAAATACGAAGATGCTGTCCAGTTCATTCGACA GAAGCGTCGAGGAGCGTTCAACAGCAAGCAGCTGTTCTACCTGGAGAAATATCGTCCAAAGATGCGCCTGCGCTTCAAAGATTCCAACGGCCATCGCAATAACTGCTGCATCCAGTAG
- the col9a1a gene encoding collagen, type IX, alpha 1a translates to MALSRICRESLLVLLLQIVLICSAQRGPVGPRGPVGPPGVAGVPGVDGIDGDRGEDSTVNGGPGPDGDNGNDGAPGAPGLPGADGPVGPPGDPGPVGQRGLKGEPGARGSAGEPGVGPDGLDGIPGTDGLPGELGKVGAPGARGKRGQVGLPGPAGPRGPPGVYQGEDLCPNACPAGLTGYSGLPGMKGHKGVKGESGEPGRQGHKGEEGDQGLPGDVGAQGLPGPGGPRGLPGIMGSKGDRGPRGKPGDGGPRGIQGGPGDPGQRGAIGETGPGGVSGDRGPSGIRGVPGPKGEPGLPGPDGREGIPGLPGSKGLPGKNGAPGDAGPQGLPGLPGAYGQKGHSGTKGITGDPGVVGLMGSPGKQGERGEQGEVGPVGPRGGPGERGERGPDGPPGPPGARGGKGDPGLPGLPGPAGYRGQKGDRGAVGLDGPKGEQGPAGAEGTPGDRGDLGDEGEPGEKGSTGPPGETGNKGPDGSRGQSGKEGKPGQPGPRGMQGDMGVPGLPGLQGPAGKPPTDTHIKQVCMRVMQEQLAQLAASLSRPESGIAGLPGPPGPPGPPGPSGENGFPGHTGSRGLPGLKGPPGVMGIKGPKGDQGDRGDRGPTARGPKGAPGAPGLPGEPGRPAYGKDGRDGERGPRGVPGVVGVPGSPGPAGLNGYCEPSQCVLPMVASPISAKDSGMKGPSEM, encoded by the exons ATGGCTCTGTCCAGGATCTGTCGGGAGTCTTTGCTGGTGCTTTTACTGCAAATCGTGCTGATTTGCTCGGCTCAG aGGGGCCCGGTCGGTCCCAGAGGCCCCGTGGGGCCACCAGGAGTTGCCGGCGTGCCCGGAGTGGATGGCATTGAT GGCGACAGAGGAGAAGACTCCACGGTGAATGGCGGACCA GGTCCTGACGGAGATAACGGCAATGACGGAGCTCCCGGAGCTCCAGGCCTTCCAGGCGCAGAT GGACCTGTTGGACCTCCCGGGGATCCAGGCCCCGTGGGCCAGAGGGGGCTGAAA GGGGAACCTGGGGCACGTGGGTCAGCTGGGGAGCCT GGTGTGGGACCTGATGGGCTTGAT GGTATCCCCGGTACAGACGGGCTTCCAGGTGAACTGGGCAAAGTTGGAGCCCCT GGGGCGAGAGGCAAGAGGGGTCAAGTTGGTCTTCCTGGTCCCGCTGGGCCTCGG ggaCCTCCAGGCGTGTATCAAGGCGAGGACCTG tgtcccAACGCCTGCCCCGCTGGTCTGACTGGATACTCTGGACTCCCCGGCATGAAA GGCCACAAAGGGGTTAAGGGTGAATCTGGTGAGCCCGGAAGACAAGGACACAAG ggagaggagggtgatCAAGGACTGCCGGGAGACGTCGGAGCTCAGGGCCTACCA GGCCCAGGTGGACCAAGAGGCCTCCCAGGAATAATGGGCTCCAAAGGCGACAGG GGACCTCGTGGAAAGCCTGGCGATGGGGGTCCTCGGGGAATCCAGGGAGGCCCG GGTGATCCAGGCCAAAGAGGAGCCATAGGTGAGACCGGGCCCGGGGGAGTGTCG GGGGATCGAGGTCCATCAGGAATCAGAGGAGTACCGGGGCCAAAGGGAGAACCT GGCCTACCTGGTCCAGACGGGCGTGAGGGGATACCTGGGCTGCCAGGATCCAAG GGCCTTCCAGGGAAAAATGGGGCTCCAGGTGATGCTGGCCCACAAGGACTCCCC GGTTTACCAGGCGCTTACGGCCAAAAAGGACACAGTGGTACGAAG GGTATCACAGGGGATCCAGGAGTTGTGGGACTGATGGGGTCTCCGGGGAAACAA GGCGAGCGTGGCGAGCAGGGAGAGGTGGGACCTGTGGGACCCAGAGGAGGACCA gGTGAACGAGGAGAGAGAGGGCCTGACGGGCCACCAGGACCACCAGGGGCCAGG gGGGGCAAAGGGGATCCAGGTCTTCCAGGACTTCCTGGCCCTGCTGGTTATCGTGGCCAGAAAGGAGACAGG GGTGCAGTGGGTCTGGATGGGCCTAAGGGCGAACAG GGACCTGCAGGTGCTGAAGGAACACcgggagacagaggagacctG GGTGACGAAGGAGAACCAGGAGAGAAAGGATCG ACAGGTCCACCAGGAGAGACGGGAAATAAGGGACCTGACGGGAGCCGAGGACAGTCCGGGAAAGAGGGCAAGCCGGGCCAGCCGGGACCACGCGGCATGCAGGGCGACATGGGGGTCCCGGGCCTCCCCGGACTGCAGGGACCAGCG GGAAAACCACCGACTGATACACACATCAAACAAGTCTGCATGAGGGTAATGCAAG AGCAGCTGGCCCAGCTAGCAGCCAGCCTGAGCAGGCCTGAGTCAGGTATCGCTGGGCTGCCCGGTCCCCCCGGCCCACCTGGACCTCCAGGCCCCTCTGGGGAGAACGGTTTCCCCGGGCACACCGGATCACGAGGACTGCCCGGCCTGAAAGGACCACCCGGGGTAATGGGTATCAAAGGACCGAAAG gtgaCCAGGGTGACAGAGGCGACAGAGGACCCACAGCGAGAGGCCCCAAAGGAGCACCAGGTGCCCCCGGTCTGCCAG GTGAACCGGGACGACCGGCTTACGGTAAAGACGGCCGTGACGGAGAGAGGGGACCGCGCGGCGTTCCCGGTGTTGTTGGCGTTCCCGGGTCTCCTGGTCCCGCCGGCCTGAACGGTTACTGTGAGCCGTCGCAGTGCGTCCTACCGATGGTGGCGTCACCGATTTCAGCAAAGGACTCCGGCATGAAGGGCCCCAGCGAGATGTGA